Below is a window of Myxococcus xanthus DNA.
AAGAGACGCCGGCGCCGCTTCCAGCCCGGCCAAGGGCAGCCCACCACGGGTTTGGCCGCCTTCAGGCTCGCACCGAGGGTGGCAAGCGCACGGCCAATAGTGGCAACCGACACCCGCGCCAGGCCCCGGCGCTCCATTTCCAGCGCGAGCAACTCCCGTGTCCACGTCGGGCGGCACCAGCCCACTTCTTCGGGAGTACCTGCCAGCACGCGCGAGAGAATGGCGAGGAAGCGCTCATCCACCTTCGCCTCGCCATTGGCCGCCCTGCGGTCCAACAGGGCTTTACGCCGTCCCGTCTGGTAGCGATTGACCGCGGAGACGACCGTGGAGGTGGCGCACGCCAGAGCACGCGCTACCTGCCTGCACGATTCGCCGCGCGACACTCCCACCACCGCCATGCACCGCCGCAGGGTGAGCGGGCAGCCGCTCCTTTCACCCCAGCGGATGAGAGAGCGGCGCTGCAGCCGCGAAAGACGGGGACTACCTTTGTCCCTGGGCGGGGCCTTTCTGATTCCTGGTCTTCTGCGCACAC
It encodes the following:
- a CDS encoding helix-turn-helix domain-containing protein, encoding MAVVGVSRGESCRQVARALACATSTVVSAVNRYQTGRRKALLDRRAANGEAKVDERFLAILSRVLAGTPEEVGWCRPTWTRELLALEMERRGLARVSVATIGRALATLGASLKAAKPVVGCPWPGWKRRRRL